The following coding sequences lie in one Methanocaldococcus sp. genomic window:
- a CDS encoding DUF483 domain-containing protein, whose product MLKKLLYKIEKLRNGELEDFKILKKHIQSLDEFQYKNIIDRLKFQIEIVEKYKPKVRPAIDPIVSTELGIYRRLDDYEIGKLLEYPECCIKSFVENVRISIDNEHLKEVDEIRDDLKNKGVYAIVLPSGFIPCSLKCKEAIKRGYIGYLNKEEFDNILKLEEELKKKIVHWHFGYSEFYEKIIL is encoded by the coding sequence ATGCTTAAAAAACTGCTATATAAAATTGAAAAGTTAAGAAATGGAGAATTAGAAGATTTTAAAATTTTAAAAAAACATATTCAAAGTTTAGATGAATTCCAATATAAAAATATAATTGATAGATTGAAGTTTCAAATTGAAATTGTTGAAAAATATAAGCCAAAAGTTCGGCCAGCAATAGATCCAATAGTTTCAACAGAACTTGGAATTTATAGGAGATTGGATGACTATGAGATAGGAAAACTTTTAGAATATCCAGAATGTTGCATAAAATCTTTCGTTGAAAATGTTAGAATATCTATTGATAATGAGCATTTAAAAGAGGTTGATGAAATAAGAGATGATTTAAAAAATAAAGGAGTTTATGCCATTGTATTACCATCTGGCTTTATTCCTTGTAGTTTAAAATGTAAGGAGGCTATAAAAAGAGGATACATAGGATATTTAAATAAAGAGGAGTTTGATAATATATTAAAACTTGAAGAGGAATTAAAGAAAAAA